One Aneurinibacillus migulanus genomic region harbors:
- the hisS gene encoding histidine--tRNA ligase has product MIQVPRGTADILPGEVELWQYIEDKARDICRRYNYLEIRTPIFEHTELFQRGVGETTDIVEKEMYTFEDRGGRSLTLRPECTASTVRSYVENKMFGLPQQPTKLYYIGPMFRYERPQAGRMRQFTQFGVEAIGSNNPSIDAETIALAMRFYEELGLKNLHVELNSLGDAESRKAHRDALIRHFEPHIHEFCSDCQSRLERNPLRILDCKKDADKELMKSAPVILDYLNEESSAYFTKVKKHLDDLGIAYEVNPNLVRGLDYYTHTAFEIMERGIGAVSTICGGGRYNGLVKEIGGNDMPGIGFAMSIERVLLALKTQGVELPVERALDCFIIGLGEAADEKAFLLLDQLRRQGMTADKDFLDRKMKAQLKAADRLQAKTVAIIGEDELAQGVAVLKNMETGEQQEIVFDQVAEAIQTIIQKDK; this is encoded by the coding sequence ATGATTCAGGTTCCACGAGGAACGGCTGATATTCTGCCTGGAGAAGTCGAATTATGGCAGTATATCGAAGATAAAGCGCGCGATATTTGCCGCCGTTATAATTACTTAGAAATCCGCACACCGATTTTCGAGCATACAGAGCTGTTCCAGCGCGGTGTTGGCGAGACAACCGACATTGTGGAGAAGGAGATGTATACGTTCGAAGACCGGGGTGGACGCAGCCTGACGCTACGCCCGGAGTGTACTGCCTCTACCGTTCGTTCTTATGTTGAGAATAAAATGTTTGGTTTGCCTCAGCAGCCGACAAAGCTGTACTACATAGGCCCGATGTTCCGTTATGAACGCCCGCAGGCAGGGAGAATGCGTCAGTTCACCCAGTTCGGTGTAGAAGCGATCGGCAGCAATAATCCGTCCATTGATGCGGAGACGATTGCACTTGCGATGCGATTCTATGAAGAGCTTGGTCTGAAGAATCTTCATGTTGAGCTGAATAGCTTGGGGGATGCAGAGAGCCGTAAAGCACATCGCGATGCTTTGATTCGCCACTTCGAGCCGCACATTCACGAATTTTGCTCAGATTGCCAGTCACGTCTGGAACGCAATCCGCTACGCATTCTTGATTGTAAGAAAGATGCGGATAAGGAACTGATGAAAAGTGCGCCGGTCATCTTAGACTATTTGAATGAAGAATCGAGTGCATATTTTACGAAAGTGAAGAAGCATCTTGATGATTTAGGCATAGCGTATGAAGTGAATCCGAATCTTGTGCGAGGCCTTGATTATTATACGCACACCGCCTTTGAAATTATGGAGCGCGGTATCGGAGCGGTAAGTACTATTTGCGGCGGCGGACGCTATAACGGTCTTGTCAAAGAGATAGGCGGCAATGATATGCCGGGCATTGGATTCGCCATGAGCATTGAGCGTGTTCTGCTTGCGTTGAAAACGCAAGGTGTAGAATTGCCGGTAGAGCGTGCACTGGATTGTTTCATCATTGGTCTTGGGGAAGCGGCGGACGAAAAGGCATTCTTGCTGTTAGATCAGCTTCGTCGCCAAGGAATGACCGCAGATAAGGACTTCCTCGATAGGAAAATGAAGGCGCAACTGAAGGCCGCAGATCGGCTACAGGCAAAAACTGTAGCTATTATTGGGGAAGATGAGCTAGCCCAAGGAGTAGCCGTGTTAAAAAACATGGAGACGGGCGAACAGCAGGAAATCGTTTTTGACCAGGTGGCGGAAGCGATTCAAACTATAATTCAAAAAGACAAGTAA